The Deltaproteobacteria bacterium genomic interval AAAGTCGCATCCTGTTCCAGGTCCTTTTCAGGCAGGGCCTTCAAGCTATTTATAACCATTTTGATGGTTGCTTCCTTCTCCGGTTTCTTTTCAGGAAGGCAAAAGAGGGCATCCTTTCCGAATGAAGCCTGATAGAGATAATTCAACTCTATTGTTGCCTCAATATATGCGGGACAATAGTTGGCTTTTATATGGTCCTCTACAGAAAGCTTGGACGTATCGCCCTTATATTCGAAAGCAAGATAATCTTCGCAGGTTTTAAGAAGTGATGCACCGTCGGCGAAGGAGAAAGAAGGCGAAAGAAAAAAGAATAAAAGACAAAATTTGATAATACCCTTTCTCCGTTTTTTGTAAAGTATAGATAAATTTGATTTATTCATAATCCC includes:
- a CDS encoding Rap1a/Tai family immunity protein, producing the protein MNKSNLSILYKKRRKGIIKFCLLFFFLSPSFSFADGASLLKTCEDYLAFEYKGDTSKLSVEDHIKANYCPAYIEATIELNYLYQASFGKDALFCLPEKKPEKEATIKMVINSLKALPEKDLEQDATFHLLSIFSGKYPCIR